A region of Clostridium acetobutylicum ATCC 824 DNA encodes the following proteins:
- a CDS encoding YkuS family protein yields MKKIGVESGLSAIADYLKNEGYSVELLGGNLENNAAKCDSFDAVVTADYNTNMMGFCNTSTKTPIVNASGLTREEVKNMIEQKTSR; encoded by the coding sequence ATGAAAAAGATTGGAGTAGAAAGTGGATTATCTGCAATAGCAGATTATCTAAAGAATGAAGGATATTCAGTAGAACTTTTAGGTGGAAATCTTGAGAATAATGCTGCAAAATGCGATAGCTTTGATGCAGTTGTTACAGCAGATTATAATACCAACATGATGGGATTTTGCAATACATCAACAAAAACTCCTATTGTTAATGCCAGCGGTTTGACAAGAGAAGAAGTAAAAAATATGATTGAACAAAAAACAAGTAGATAA
- the tlp gene encoding small acid-soluble spore protein Tlp, translating into MKSKPDDRRDNVDRIQQSIDNTIENIHETNEMIENTNREKNKDDLKAKNCRREAALDEFKSEIKDEARAKEKGYK; encoded by the coding sequence ATGAAGAGTAAACCAGATGATAGAAGAGATAATGTTGATAGAATTCAACAAAGCATAGACAATACAATTGAGAACATTCATGAGACAAATGAAATGATTGAAAATACTAATAGAGAAAAAAATAAAGACGATTTAAAGGCTAAAAATTGTAGAAGAGAAGCAGCACTAGATGAGTTTAAATCAGAAATTAAGGATGAAGCTAGGGCTAAAGAAAAAGGATACAAATAA
- a CDS encoding glycosyltransferase family 2 protein, with product MKVLTVVIPCYNSAEYMDRAIESLLIGDEELEILIVNDGSMDNTSIIADEYEKKYPNTIRVIHKENGGHGDAINTGLKHSKGVYFKVLDSDDWFDKASLKKVLEVLKNMIKDSKSLDMLISNYVYENFSINKSRSINYKGAMPKEKIFTWDSLGHLKSSQNILMHSVIYRTELLRECNLDLPKHTFYVDNIFVYKPLPYVKTMYYLDVDLYRYFIGREDQSVNEKVMIKRIDQQIKVTKILIDCYNPMLLNCKKLRKYMVKYLVMMMTVSTVLLIKDNTEQSLNKKRELWSYLHSKNRKLYFEVNKSFLGLLIQIKGFVGRKIILLGYSLSRKVFGFN from the coding sequence ATGAAAGTTCTTACTGTAGTAATCCCTTGTTACAATTCAGCCGAATATATGGACAGAGCCATAGAATCCCTGCTAATTGGAGACGAGGAATTAGAAATTTTAATTGTAAACGACGGTTCTATGGACAATACTTCAATTATTGCTGACGAATACGAAAAAAAATATCCTAATACAATACGCGTTATACATAAAGAAAATGGCGGTCACGGCGACGCAATAAACACTGGTCTTAAACATTCAAAGGGAGTATACTTTAAAGTTTTAGACAGTGATGATTGGTTTGATAAAGCTAGTTTAAAAAAGGTACTTGAAGTATTGAAGAACATGATAAAAGACTCTAAATCACTGGATATGCTTATTTCAAATTATGTGTATGAAAACTTCAGTATTAACAAATCTAGAAGTATTAATTATAAAGGTGCAATGCCAAAAGAAAAAATATTCACCTGGGACAGCTTAGGACATCTTAAAAGTAGCCAAAATATATTAATGCACTCAGTTATTTATCGTACAGAGCTTCTTCGTGAGTGCAACTTAGATCTTCCTAAACATACATTTTATGTGGATAATATTTTTGTATACAAGCCACTTCCATATGTAAAAACAATGTACTATTTAGATGTAGATTTATACAGATACTTCATTGGAAGAGAAGATCAATCCGTTAATGAAAAAGTAATGATTAAACGTATAGATCAGCAGATCAAAGTAACAAAAATACTTATTGACTGCTATAATCCTATGCTCTTAAACTGCAAAAAACTCCGCAAATACATGGTTAAATACTTAGTAATGATGATGACTGTTAGTACTGTTCTCTTAATAAAGGACAATACAGAACAGAGTCTTAACAAAAAACGAGAACTTTGGTCTTATTTACATTCCAAAAACAGAAAATTATACTTCGAAGTAAATAAATCATTTTTAGGACTACTAATTCAAATTAAAGGTTTTGTTGGAAGAAAAATTATACTATTAGGTTATTCATTATCAAGAAAAGTATTTGGATTTAATTAA
- a CDS encoding phosphatase PAP2 family protein, with translation MRLMKRIYNYIPEYAIKPLILCVIFNFSVYSGARLFYKDAVFHNLTSYLDNKIPVVPIFTVIYLGSYIFWIINYILISKVNKNVCYRLIMADLLGKLICGIIYIVYPTTNIRPHIVSSGIFVDMLKFLYSVDAANNLFPSIHCLVSWYCFAGIRNCKTIPVWYRYLSLFIAIMICVSTLTTKQHVIIDVFGGVILAELTWQLSYYLQLYKAFKFINQEV, from the coding sequence ATGAGGTTGATGAAAAGAATATATAACTACATACCAGAATATGCTATTAAACCTTTAATTTTATGCGTAATTTTTAATTTTTCAGTGTATTCAGGTGCACGTCTATTTTACAAGGATGCTGTTTTTCACAATTTAACATCTTATTTGGATAATAAAATTCCAGTTGTACCTATTTTTACTGTTATTTATTTGGGAAGTTATATATTTTGGATTATTAATTACATATTGATTAGCAAAGTAAATAAGAATGTTTGTTACCGCCTTATAATGGCTGACTTACTCGGTAAACTAATATGTGGTATTATATATATAGTATATCCCACAACTAATATAAGACCGCATATTGTTTCCTCTGGTATTTTTGTGGACATGCTTAAGTTTTTGTATAGTGTAGATGCAGCAAATAATCTCTTTCCATCTATCCACTGCTTGGTTAGTTGGTATTGTTTTGCTGGAATTAGAAATTGTAAAACTATTCCTGTCTGGTATCGCTACTTGTCATTATTTATAGCAATTATGATATGTGTTTCAACTTTAACAACAAAGCAGCATGTTATAATAGACGTTTTCGGAGGCGTAATATTGGCAGAATTAACATGGCAATTATCTTATTATTTACAGCTTTATAAAGCATTTAAATTTATCAATCAGGAGGTATAA
- a CDS encoding ATPase, with product MATYTIFAGVNGVGKTSIYESIYYRENKNEKRINTDEMVAKIGSWHDNALQIKCARQAVRRINCYIRNDVSFNQETTLSGKSIVKHIKKAKQRGFYIIMNFICVDNVQIAKERVKLRVLKGGHGIEEDTIERRYYKSLENLKKVFHLCNEINIYDNTDKFKHIAYVCDGVIIWKRSFIPEWSRDILK from the coding sequence ATGGCTACATATACTATATTTGCAGGGGTTAATGGTGTAGGTAAGACCTCAATATATGAGTCCATTTATTATAGAGAAAATAAGAATGAGAAAAGAATAAACACAGATGAAATGGTAGCGAAAATAGGCTCGTGGCATGATAATGCCCTCCAAATTAAATGTGCAAGACAAGCAGTAAGGCGTATAAATTGCTATATAAGGAATGATGTGTCCTTTAATCAAGAAACAACGCTTTCTGGTAAAAGTATTGTAAAACACATAAAAAAGGCTAAACAAAGAGGATTTTATATAATTATGAATTTTATTTGTGTAGATAATGTACAGATTGCAAAAGAGAGAGTTAAGCTTAGAGTTTTAAAAGGTGGACATGGAATAGAGGAAGATACCATAGAAAGACGATATTATAAATCACTAGAAAATTTAAAGAAAGTGTTCCATTTATGTAATGAAATAAACATATATGATAATACAGATAAATTTAAACATATAGCGTATGTATGCGATGGTGTAATTATATGGAAAAGAAGTTTCATTCCAGAGTGGAGTAGAGATATTTTAAAATAA
- a CDS encoding pirin family protein has product MKNNIIQIDKLGFQWKGHDPFLYCMHHKDAYPEGNDEMGPRVSLSGRDLGDDFSYKDGFSMYHGASVPGFPKHPHRGFETVTIVLKGYVDHADSSGALGRYGAGDVQWLTSGRGCNHSEMFPLLNTEEDNPLELFQIWLNLPSKDKFVEPHYKMLWAEEIPVIELKDTNKKISTMRIISGSYNNIKSLQPSPNSWAKDENNNVNIFVISMEAGALLELPRISSTLNRTLYYYSGNGINISETSIDVLSGVRLKGDEVIKIENGLKESKLLLLEGEPIGEPVKSYGPFVMNTEEEIEEAFSDYRETGFGGWQWQRDDVVHQRNKGRFAEYPDGTVEYR; this is encoded by the coding sequence TTGAAAAATAACATAATTCAAATAGATAAGTTAGGGTTTCAGTGGAAAGGACATGATCCATTTTTATACTGTATGCACCATAAGGATGCATATCCAGAAGGCAATGATGAGATGGGACCAAGGGTTTCTTTAAGTGGAAGAGATCTTGGCGATGATTTTAGTTATAAAGACGGTTTTAGTATGTACCATGGTGCTTCTGTTCCAGGTTTTCCGAAGCATCCTCATAGAGGTTTTGAAACTGTGACAATTGTGCTTAAAGGATATGTTGATCATGCAGATTCAAGTGGTGCTTTAGGTCGTTATGGAGCTGGTGACGTACAGTGGCTCACATCAGGTAGAGGATGTAACCACTCTGAGATGTTTCCACTTTTAAACACAGAAGAAGATAATCCTTTAGAATTATTTCAAATATGGCTAAACCTCCCAAGTAAAGATAAGTTTGTAGAGCCTCACTATAAGATGCTTTGGGCTGAGGAAATTCCAGTTATAGAGTTGAAGGATACTAATAAAAAAATAAGTACTATGCGAATTATTTCAGGTTCATATAATAATATTAAAAGTTTGCAGCCGTCGCCAAACTCCTGGGCAAAGGATGAAAATAATAATGTAAATATATTTGTTATCAGTATGGAAGCTGGTGCTTTACTTGAACTTCCTAGAATATCTTCTACATTAAACAGAACGCTTTATTATTATTCTGGTAATGGTATAAATATCAGTGAAACTAGTATTGACGTTTTAAGCGGTGTAAGACTTAAGGGAGACGAAGTCATAAAAATAGAAAATGGATTAAAAGAAAGTAAGCTGCTGCTTTTAGAAGGAGAACCAATAGGAGAGCCTGTTAAAAGTTATGGGCCATTTGTTATGAATACAGAAGAAGAAATTGAAGAAGCTTTTTCTGATTACAGGGAAACTGGTTTTGGAGGATGGCAGTGGCAAAGAGATGATGTAGTTCATCAAAGAAATAAAGGCAGATTTGCTGAGTATCCTGACGGTACAGTTGAATATAGATAA
- a CDS encoding IS1595-like element ISCac2 family transposase (programmed frameshift), whose product MPNVKSILNHIEKLPLQQKEQILSTLEEILVLGSQVSQVEQEVKEFRFSKGKVCPICGSETISRNSKYNGKQGYICKSCKKSFTDFTNSATYKSKKTLDKWLKYAKCMVNGYSIRKSAKVVEINIATSFFWRHKILDCVSTFLGKGYVDGVIEADEVFFTESFKGTKPSNMPRRSRKIGKQVKKSGISKEQVCITTAIDRQGNLIMELACKGRITSKELEKLYDGHISNESILCTDSRKSYIQFANDLSLEHKRIKRGKHKEGLYHIQHINVLHSNLRKWMNRFNGAATKYISNYIKWFKWLQIFDTHKEIIKAKNFIVQSNVAHAYIKVKDLKYREPICV is encoded by the exons ATGCCAAATGTGAAGTCTATATTAAATCATATTGAAAAGTTACCATTACAGCAGAAAGAACAAATACTATCAACTTTAGAAGAAATTCTTGTCCTAGGTTCACAAGTAAGCCAAGTAGAACAAGAAGTTAAAGAATTTAGATTTTCCAAGGGGAAAGTATGCCCAATTTGTGGTTCTGAAACTATATCAAGAAATAGCAAGTATAATGGTAAACAAGGATATATCTGCAAGTCTTGTAAAAAGTCCTTTACTGACTTCACTAATTCTGCAACCTATAAAAGTAAGAAAACATTAGATAAGTGGCTTAAATATGCTAAGTGCATGGTTAATGGATATTCTATCAGGAAGAGTGCTAAAGTTGTAGAAATTAATATAGCAACAAGTTTCTTTTGGAGACATAAAATTCTTGATTGTGTAAGCACATTTT TAGGCAAGGGGTATGTTGATGGTGTTATTGAAGCAGATGAAGTATTCTTTACTGAAAGTTTTAAAGGTACAAAACCTTCTAATATGCCAAGACGCTCTCGTAAAATCGGCAAACAAGTTAAGAAAAGTGGTATATCAAAGGAACAAGTCTGTATTACTACTGCTATTGATAGACAAGGTAATTTAATTATGGAATTAGCATGTAAAGGTAGAATTACCTCTAAGGAATTAGAAAAATTATATGATGGACATATAAGCAATGAATCTATACTTTGTACTGATAGTCGTAAAAGTTATATACAATTTGCAAATGATTTATCATTAGAACACAAACGTATAAAAAGAGGTAAACATAAGGAAGGACTATATCATATTCAACATATTAATGTTCTACACAGTAATTTAAGGAAATGGATGAATAGGTTTAATGGTGCTGCAACAAAATATATTAGTAACTATATTAAGTGGTTCAAATGGCTTCAAATATTTGATACACATAAAGAAATAATAAAGGCTAAAAACTTTATAGTTCAAAGCAATGTAGCACATGCATATATCAAAGTAAAAGACTTAAAATATAGAGAGCCAATATGTGTATAA
- a CDS encoding dihydrofolate reductase family protein, which translates to MYNNRKLVLYIATSLDGYIATEDDSLEWLFKTEGEGDNGYFEFYNTVDTILIGRRTYDWIIEKEKGKFPYKNKKCYVFSKSEKGKNENVEFINQDVVEFTNKIKRLDGGNIWLVGGGVLLNSFIKERLVDEFIITISPTLIGHGIPLFKKNDFELELKLKGIRRFNQFVELHYEVK; encoded by the coding sequence ATGTACAACAATAGAAAATTAGTTCTATATATTGCAACAAGTTTAGATGGTTACATAGCGACAGAAGATGATTCCTTGGAATGGTTGTTTAAAACTGAAGGCGAAGGAGATAATGGATATTTTGAATTCTACAATACAGTTGATACTATTCTAATTGGTAGAAGAACTTATGATTGGATTATTGAAAAAGAAAAAGGTAAATTTCCTTATAAGAATAAAAAGTGTTATGTATTTTCTAAATCAGAAAAAGGTAAAAATGAAAATGTAGAATTTATTAATCAAGATGTAGTGGAATTTACAAATAAAATCAAAAGACTGGATGGAGGAAACATATGGCTTGTTGGCGGTGGTGTTCTTCTAAATTCTTTTATTAAAGAAAGGTTAGTTGACGAATTTATTATTACTATATCACCTACACTAATAGGTCATGGAATACCTTTATTTAAAAAAAATGATTTTGAGTTAGAACTAAAGTTAAAGGGGATAAGGAGATTTAATCAATTTGTTGAACTCCATTACGAGGTGAAATAA
- a CDS encoding nucleotidyltransferase domain-containing protein translates to MISKDILKNKEYDFIKTNKHLGKNIILLGLSGSYSYGTNNENSDIDVRGVALNRKSDLIGMTSFEQYVDDNTDTCIYAFNKIINLLLNCNPNTIELLGLNKEHYLYLNEIGQELLNNKKIFLSKRAIHSFGGYATAQLRRLQNALARDSYPKEEKEKHIFNSVKNAVHDFSKRYSSFDEGSLKIYLDKSNQPGFDLEIYLDANLKHYPLRDYKNIWAEMSNIVKDYDKIGKRNKKKDDNHLNKHAMHLIRLFMMAIDILEKGEINTYRVHEKELLLNIRNGKFQKEDGNFSDDFYSLLKEYENRLTYAANNTSLPEEPNMTKVEEFVMSVNERVVKDEI, encoded by the coding sequence ATGATTTCTAAAGATATACTAAAGAATAAAGAATATGATTTTATTAAAACTAATAAGCACCTAGGAAAAAATATTATACTTTTAGGCTTGTCTGGAAGTTACTCTTATGGAACTAATAATGAAAATAGTGATATAGATGTAAGAGGAGTAGCATTAAATAGAAAGTCAGATTTAATAGGAATGACATCCTTTGAGCAGTATGTTGATGATAATACAGATACCTGCATATATGCGTTTAATAAAATAATAAATCTTTTGTTAAACTGCAATCCAAATACAATTGAATTACTCGGATTAAATAAAGAACACTACTTATACTTAAATGAAATTGGGCAGGAATTGTTAAATAATAAGAAAATATTTTTATCAAAGAGGGCTATTCACTCATTTGGTGGATATGCAACAGCACAATTAAGAAGACTTCAAAACGCACTAGCAAGAGATTCTTATCCAAAGGAAGAGAAAGAGAAGCACATATTCAATTCAGTGAAAAATGCAGTACATGATTTCTCAAAGAGATATAGTAGTTTTGATGAGGGTTCTCTTAAAATTTACCTTGATAAGTCAAATCAGCCGGGATTTGATTTAGAAATATACTTGGATGCAAATTTAAAGCACTATCCCTTAAGAGATTACAAAAACATATGGGCAGAGATGAGTAATATAGTTAAGGATTATGATAAAATTGGAAAACGCAATAAAAAGAAGGATGATAATCATCTCAATAAACATGCTATGCATTTAATAAGACTGTTTATGATGGCTATTGATATTTTGGAAAAAGGGGAAATTAATACATATAGAGTACATGAAAAAGAATTGCTTTTAAATATACGAAATGGCAAATTTCAAAAGGAAGATGGCAATTTTAGCGATGATTTTTACAGCTTGCTTAAGGAGTATGAAAATAGACTTACTTATGCAGCAAATAACACAAGCCTTCCCGAGGAACCTAACATGACTAAAGTAGAGGAATTTGTAATGAGTGTCAACGAAAGGGTGGTTAAAGATGAAATATAA
- a CDS encoding nucleotidyltransferase domain-containing protein, with protein sequence MKYNDFEGTIEELVNMKLDEIEKKENVKILHAVESGSRAWGFASPDSDYDVRFIYVRPREYYLRLEDTKDIIDWELNETLDINGWDLNKALRLFHKSNSTLFEWANSPVVYRTTPKWKEIYSEAEKYFSMKASMYHYYGTAKSNFHKFLEDDYVKYKKYFYVIRPLLALKWIEEKSCPPPVLFSTLMESMLNGEMRLLVNELLEMKKTMKESDKGKRVDKLNEYIENELTYYKDEIVRREDDRKAEWDELNEVFMKNIL encoded by the coding sequence ATGAAATATAATGATTTTGAAGGTACTATAGAAGAGTTAGTTAATATGAAGCTGGACGAAATAGAAAAAAAGGAAAATGTTAAGATACTTCATGCAGTGGAGTCTGGAAGTAGGGCATGGGGCTTTGCCTCACCAGATAGCGATTATGATGTTAGATTTATATATGTTCGTCCTAGAGAATACTATCTTAGGCTTGAGGATACAAAGGATATAATTGATTGGGAGCTTAATGAGACGCTTGATATAAATGGGTGGGATTTGAATAAAGCACTTCGTTTATTTCATAAGTCAAACTCTACTTTATTTGAATGGGCCAATTCACCAGTGGTTTATAGAACAACACCTAAGTGGAAGGAAATTTACTCTGAAGCTGAAAAGTATTTTTCTATGAAAGCTTCTATGTATCACTATTATGGAACTGCAAAAAGCAACTTTCATAAGTTTTTAGAAGATGACTATGTAAAATACAAAAAGTATTTCTATGTAATAAGACCACTTCTTGCTTTAAAATGGATTGAGGAAAAGTCATGTCCACCGCCAGTGTTATTTAGCACTTTAATGGAGAGTATGCTTAATGGAGAGATGAGGCTACTAGTGAATGAACTTCTTGAGATGAAGAAAACTATGAAGGAATCCGATAAGGGAAAGCGCGTTGATAAGTTAAATGAGTATATTGAAAATGAGCTTACTTATTATAAAGATGAAATTGTAAGGAGAGAAGACGATAGAAAAGCAGAGTGGGACGAGCTTAATGAGGTCTTTATGAAGAATATATTGTAA
- a CDS encoding A/G-specific adenine glycosylase yields MYISDEEIYMFQCFLLDWYDKNKRNFPWRYTFDPYKVLVSEILLQQTNVDKVVEPYFRIINKYKNIHELAESEDVFLKNVFKGIGLFYRADRLKNIAGNIVNYNKKVIPDKWDELIKIKGIGYYICSALLCFGFNKPYAVLDTNVIRIFERIFDIKSEKKRPRDDIKLFEFAQLLIPEDRYVDYNYAILDFGACICTMYNPKCSQCIFRFNCENI; encoded by the coding sequence ATGTATATATCAGATGAAGAAATATATATGTTTCAATGTTTTTTACTTGATTGGTATGATAAAAATAAAAGAAATTTTCCATGGAGATATACATTTGACCCATATAAGGTTTTAGTTTCCGAGATATTATTGCAACAAACAAACGTTGATAAGGTTGTTGAGCCTTATTTTAGAATAATTAATAAATATAAAAATATACATGAACTTGCAGAAAGCGAAGATGTTTTTTTAAAGAATGTATTTAAAGGCATAGGTTTATTTTATAGAGCTGACAGATTAAAAAACATAGCAGGTAATATAGTTAATTATAATAAAAAAGTGATTCCTGATAAATGGGATGAATTGATAAAGATAAAGGGTATAGGATACTATATATGCAGTGCCTTATTGTGTTTCGGTTTTAATAAACCGTATGCTGTTTTAGATACTAATGTAATAAGAATATTTGAAAGAATATTTGATATTAAATCTGAAAAGAAAAGACCTAGAGATGATATTAAATTATTTGAATTTGCACAATTACTTATACCCGAAGATAGGTATGTGGACTACAATTATGCTATTCTAGACTTTGGAGCATGTATCTGTACAATGTATAACCCAAAATGTAGTCAATGCATTTTTAGATTTAATTGTGAAAATATTTGA